In Silene latifolia isolate original U9 population unplaced genomic scaffold, ASM4854445v1 scaffold_427, whole genome shotgun sequence, a single genomic region encodes these proteins:
- the LOC141639528 gene encoding uncharacterized protein LOC141639528: MRRVREKLDGYYGIDVDSAGRSGGLAFMWKKYIDCSFVSASMHHMDFRVRQGEKEWRMTGFYGWPVVTDKHLSWDLLRLLYGQSSLPWLCIGDFNEILFSTEMKGGSRAQWQMNNFQATVDFCGLRDVAWEGYAFTYDNGQAGENNWQSMIDRAMCSDAWLELFPYAKNYHLDREWSDHAPLKLIFDRREIGGITRSRFRFE; encoded by the coding sequence ATGAGGAGGGTGAGGGAAAAACTTGATGGGTATTACGGGATTGATGTGGATAGTGCTGGGAGGTCGGGAGGTCTTGCTTTTATGTGGAAAAAATATATCGACTGTTCTTTTGTGTCGGCATCTATGCACCATAtggatttccgtgttcgacaggGGGAGAAAGAGTGGCGTATGACGGGTTTTTATGGATGGCCAGTTGTGACGGACAAACACCTTTCATGGGACTTACTTCGGCTTCTATACGGTCAATCTTCGCTGCCGTGGCTTTGTATAGGAGATTTTAATGAAATTTTGTTCTCCACAGAGATGAAAGGCGGAAGTCGGGCACAATGGCAGATGAATAATTTTCAAGCAACTGTTGATTTTTGTGGGCTAAGGGACGTGGCATGGGAAGGTTATGCGTTTACTTACGATAATGGTCAAGCTGGAGAAAATAATTGGCAAAGTATGATTGACCGCGCTATGTGCTCTGATGCGTGGCTCGAACTCTTCCCATATGCAAAAAACTATCATCTTGACAGAGAATGGTCGGATCACGCTCCGCTGAAGCTGATTTTTGATCGTCGTGAGATTGGAGGGATAACGAGAAGCAGGTTCCGATTTGAGTAA
- the LOC141639525 gene encoding uncharacterized protein LOC141639525: MLRRAVKNQAIHGICISAEAPPISHLLFADDSIFFVRATIQEADVVNDILRKYEAASGQLVSLEKTTVVFSRGVIRGQRDAVSARLGVEEVREHARYLGLPTVVGRSKKVITDIIRDKLSKRLQGWREKILSRAGKEVLIKAVANSLTTYVMSVFKIPANFCDELRAIVARFWWGHDESKRGIHWVSWRKMARPKGEGGLGFRDFRQFNLALLGKQAWRLLTNPTSLWSRLMKVRYFPDNDFMTARVGYNPSYTWRGILEAREVMRVLDVRISPNKPLDIWYWGLEKDGLYTVRSAYKMLVGKLGDMAEATAIMDGLEEAAARGIRKVEMESDCLPVIEAIRDKQLGRSMFHQLLDDIVKFSLQFESVIWSYVSRVNNCVAHGLAHCIPRAVGKVVLEDGLPPSVNTAVAFDRLLIE, encoded by the exons ATGTTACGCAGGGCAGTCAAAAATCAAGCTATCCATGGCATCTGTATCTCGGCTGAGGCACCACCTATCTCGCACCTTCTCTTCGCTGATGATAGTATATTCTTTGTCCGAGCAACGATACAAGAAGCTGATGTTGTGAATGATATTTTAAGGAAATATGAAGCGGCTTCTGGTCAACTGGTGAGCCTAGAAAAGACGACTGTGGTGTTTAGCAGGGGGGTAATTCGAGGCCAACGGGATGCTGTGTCGGCTAGATTGGGGGTAGAGGAAGTTAGAGAACATGCTCGGTATCTAGGGCTACCGACGGTGGTGGGACGGTCTAAGAAGGTGATTACTGATATTATTAGAGACAAGCTTAGCAAAAGATTACAGGGATGGCGCGAGAAAATTTTGTCTAGGGCTGGTAAGGAGGTTCTTATAAAGGCTGTGGCCAATTCACTAactacctatgtgatgagtgtgtTTAAAATTCCGGCAAATTTCTGTGATGAGCTAAGAGCAATTGTAGCACGCTTCTGGTGGGGCCACGATGAAAGCAAGCGAGGAATTCATTGGGTGTCTTGGCGTAAGATGGCTCGGCCGAAAGGAGAGGGTGGGTTGGGTTTTCGGGATTTCCGACAATTTAATCTTGCTCTTTTAGGCAAGCAGGCTTGGAGACTGCTAACAAACCCGACTAGCTTGTGGTCACGGCTGATGAAGGTGAGATACTTTCCTGATAATGATTTTATGACGGCTAGAGTTGGTTATAATCCAAGCTATACTTGGAGAGGTATCTTGGAAGCGAGAGAAGTGATG CGTGTTCTCGATGTTCGAATTAGCCCGAATAAACCGCTGGATATTTGGTATTGGGGACTTGAGAAGGATGGGTTATATACGGTGAGAAGTGCATATAAGATGTTGGTGGGTAAGCTGGGAGACATGGCAG AAGCGACCGCTATTATGGATGGCCTTGAAGAAGCAGCTGCACGAGGAATCCGGAAAGTGGAAATGGAGAGCGATTGCTTGCCGGTTATAGAAGCTATTCGCGACAAACAGCTGGGTCGAAGCATGTTTCACCAACTTCTTGATGATATTGTTAAGTTTAGTTTGCAGTTCGAGTCTGTCATTTGGTCTTATGTTAGTCGAGTCAATAACTGTGTTGCACATGGTCTAGCTCATTGTATACCACGTGCCGTAGGAAAGGTTGTATTGGAGGATGGTCTTCCACCTTCTGTGAACACTGCTGTTGCTTTTGATCGATTATTAATTGAGTAA